A part of Curtobacterium sp. MCLR17_036 genomic DNA contains:
- a CDS encoding carbohydrate ABC transporter permease — protein sequence MVVFVVYSFAPLFYLLVNSTKTQASLLSTFGLWFGGDFNLWQNIVDTLTYNDGIFLQWFGNTLLYVVVGAGGATLLATVAGYGMAKFQFPGRRAVFAVVLGAIAVPGTALAVPTFLLFSQVGLTNTPWAIILPSLISPFGMYLIWTYAVDAIPAELLEAARMDGAGEFRIFFTIALRLLAPGVVTVLLFAVVATWNNYFLPLIMLSDPKWYPLTVGLNQWNAQATGSGAQPIYNLVVTGSLLTIIPIVVAFLFLQRFWQSGLAAGSVKA from the coding sequence ATGGTCGTCTTCGTCGTGTACTCGTTCGCACCGCTGTTCTACCTGCTCGTGAACAGCACGAAGACGCAGGCGTCGCTGCTCTCGACGTTCGGCCTGTGGTTCGGCGGGGACTTCAACCTGTGGCAGAACATCGTCGACACGCTGACGTACAACGACGGCATCTTCCTGCAGTGGTTCGGCAACACGCTGCTCTACGTCGTGGTCGGCGCGGGCGGGGCCACCCTGCTCGCCACCGTCGCCGGCTACGGCATGGCGAAGTTCCAGTTCCCCGGTCGCCGCGCGGTCTTCGCCGTCGTCCTCGGTGCCATCGCGGTCCCCGGCACGGCCCTGGCGGTCCCGACGTTCCTGCTGTTCTCGCAGGTCGGCCTGACCAACACCCCGTGGGCTATCATCCTGCCCTCGCTCATCAGCCCGTTCGGCATGTACCTGATCTGGACCTACGCGGTCGACGCGATCCCCGCCGAACTGCTCGAGGCCGCCCGCATGGACGGCGCCGGCGAGTTCCGGATCTTCTTCACCATCGCGCTCCGGCTGCTCGCGCCCGGTGTCGTCACCGTCCTGCTGTTCGCGGTCGTCGCCACCTGGAACAACTACTTCCTGCCGCTCATCATGCTGAGCGACCCGAAGTGGTACCCGCTGACGGTCGGTCTGAACCAGTGGAACGCGCAGGCCACCGGCTCCGGTGCGCAGCCGATCTACAACCTCGTCGTCACGGGATCGCTCCTCACGATCATCCCGATCGTGGTCGCGTTCCTGTTCCTCCAGCGCTTCTGGCAGTCCGGCCTCGCGGCCGGCTCCGTCAAGGCCTGA
- a CDS encoding sugar ABC transporter permease, with translation MSTLAARPAEAASAPRPSARRPKPRGRYTGWLFVGPFVVVLVAMLIVPIGYALWLSLFRDQLIGGNQFVWFANYVQLFQDAKFWSGFGRVAIFLVVQVPIMLGLALVAALALDSARLWGTSFFRIAVFLPYAVPGVVAALIWGFIYGNQFGLTGAANDALGIDLLQPFSPSWVLTSIGNVVTWEFLGYNMLIFYAALRTVPGELYEAAELDGAGPLRTVFSIKLPALRGPMVIATIFSIIGSFQLFNEPNLLKTLAPNVIGSAFTPNMYAYSLSFSGQQFNYSATVAIVMGVITAVIAYVVQVRGTREENR, from the coding sequence ATGAGCACGCTCGCAGCGCGCCCGGCCGAGGCGGCCTCCGCCCCGCGGCCGTCCGCTCGCCGCCCGAAGCCCCGGGGGCGGTACACCGGCTGGCTCTTCGTCGGCCCCTTCGTCGTGGTCCTCGTGGCCATGCTCATCGTCCCGATCGGCTACGCGCTCTGGCTCAGCCTGTTCCGCGACCAGCTCATCGGCGGCAACCAGTTCGTCTGGTTCGCCAACTACGTGCAGCTGTTCCAGGACGCCAAGTTCTGGTCCGGCTTCGGGCGGGTCGCGATCTTCCTGGTCGTCCAGGTGCCGATCATGCTCGGCCTCGCGCTCGTCGCCGCCCTGGCGCTCGACAGCGCGCGGCTCTGGGGCACGTCGTTCTTCCGGATCGCGGTCTTCCTGCCCTACGCCGTCCCCGGTGTCGTCGCGGCCCTCATCTGGGGCTTCATCTACGGCAACCAGTTCGGTCTCACCGGCGCGGCGAACGACGCGCTCGGCATCGACCTGCTGCAGCCGTTCAGCCCGAGCTGGGTCCTCACGTCGATCGGCAACGTCGTCACGTGGGAGTTCCTCGGCTACAACATGCTCATCTTCTACGCGGCCCTCCGCACCGTCCCCGGCGAGCTGTACGAAGCGGCCGAGCTCGACGGCGCCGGTCCGCTGCGCACGGTGTTCTCGATCAAGCTCCCGGCGCTCCGCGGCCCGATGGTCATCGCCACGATCTTCTCGATCATCGGCAGCTTCCAGCTCTTCAACGAGCCGAACCTGCTCAAGACGCTCGCCCCGAACGTCATCGGCAGTGCCTTCACCCCGAACATGTACGCCTACTCGCTGTCCTTCAGCGGTCAGCAGTTCAACTACTCCGCCACGGTCGCGATCGTGATGGGCGTGATCACCGCGGTGATCGCCTACGTCGTCCAGGTCCGCGGCACCCGCGAGGAGAACCGATGA
- a CDS encoding LacI family DNA-binding transcriptional regulator: MAAVAEVAGVSMQTVSRVARGFDNVSPDTRDRVQRVMDDLGYRPNRAARALRSGRFRTIGVIMFTLASFGNMRTLEAISAAAAAADFTITLLPMASRTGEGVRSALSRLHEQAVDGVVIVIESHIIDTAEVVLPDGVPLVVVDSTGTTDRPSIDIDQAQGARLATQHLLDLGHETVWHVAGPDGSYSADRRLVAWRDTLQDAGRPVPPVITGGWAASDGYRAGREIAARPEITAVFAVNDQTALGVLRAAHEAGREVPASLSVVGFDDFPESESFWPPLTTVHQSFDEVGRRAVATLLAQIEGSPARPTTDLVPVRLVERASTAPPPALP, translated from the coding sequence ATGGCCGCCGTGGCCGAGGTCGCCGGCGTGTCGATGCAGACCGTCTCACGGGTGGCACGCGGCTTCGACAACGTCAGCCCCGACACCCGCGACCGCGTGCAGCGCGTCATGGACGACCTGGGCTACCGCCCGAACCGCGCCGCCAGGGCCCTGCGCTCCGGCCGGTTCCGGACCATCGGCGTGATCATGTTCACGCTCGCGTCCTTCGGCAACATGCGCACGCTCGAGGCCATCTCCGCCGCCGCCGCAGCCGCCGACTTCACGATCACGCTGCTCCCGATGGCGTCCCGCACGGGCGAGGGCGTGCGCTCGGCGTTGTCCCGCCTGCACGAACAGGCGGTCGACGGCGTCGTGATCGTCATCGAGTCGCACATCATCGACACCGCCGAGGTCGTCCTGCCCGACGGCGTCCCCCTGGTGGTCGTCGACTCGACGGGCACGACGGACCGGCCGTCCATCGACATCGACCAGGCCCAGGGTGCCCGGCTGGCGACCCAGCACCTGCTCGACCTGGGCCACGAGACCGTCTGGCACGTCGCCGGTCCGGACGGGTCCTACTCCGCCGACCGTCGGCTCGTCGCCTGGCGCGACACCCTGCAGGACGCCGGACGCCCGGTGCCCCCGGTGATCACCGGCGGCTGGGCGGCGTCGGACGGCTACCGCGCCGGCCGCGAGATTGCAGCACGACCGGAGATCACGGCCGTCTTCGCGGTGAACGACCAGACCGCACTCGGGGTGCTCCGGGCGGCGCACGAGGCCGGCCGCGAGGTCCCGGCGTCGCTCAGCGTCGTCGGCTTCGACGACTTCCCCGAGTCGGAGTCGTTCTGGCCGCCGCTCACCACCGTGCACCAGTCCTTCGACGAGGTCGGCCGCCGCGCCGTCGCGACACTCCTGGCGCAGATTGAGGGCTCCCCCGCCCGCCCGACGACGGACCTCGTGCCGGTGCGGTTGGTCGAGCGGGCGAGCACGGCGCCGCCGCCCGCGCTGCCGTAG
- a CDS encoding alpha-N-arabinofuranosidase yields the protein MPRTHLVLDAAFTVGPVRRRLFGGFVEHLGRHVYDGIHEPAHETADEQGFRKDVVELVKELGVSAIRYPGGNFVSGYKWEDGVGPVEQRPRRLDLAWHSTETNEVGLHEFQHWLDLVGSELMLAVNLGTRGTQEAIELLEYANIDAGTALSEYRRSNGRTEPFGISMWCLGNEMDGPWQLGHKNAEDYGKLAAMTAKAMRQIQPDLELVACGSSGASMPTFGEWERTVLEHTYDDVDYISAHAYYEEDDDLPSFLASGVNMDHFIKTVTTAADHVQAQKKSDKRIDISFDEWNVWSIKKWEAKAKTFTLDEWPVAPRLLEDVYTVADAVVVGGLLISLLRHADRVASASLAQLVNVIGPIMTEPGGPAWRQTTFFPFSLTSRLAHGTSLQVKTSGDTVDGGKYGEVPVVDSAATLSEDGAAVFLVNRHPSESTTVTIDLAGLGVQGDVRAEGVWDDDIHAVNDLQDTSRVGLRTNETVRREGDTVTIELPPVSWTAVSIG from the coding sequence ATGCCCCGCACACACCTCGTCCTGGACGCAGCGTTCACCGTGGGGCCGGTGCGACGTCGCCTCTTCGGCGGCTTCGTCGAGCACCTCGGCCGGCACGTCTACGACGGCATCCACGAGCCCGCGCACGAGACCGCCGACGAGCAGGGCTTCCGCAAGGACGTCGTCGAGCTCGTCAAGGAGCTCGGCGTCTCGGCCATCCGCTACCCCGGCGGGAACTTCGTCTCCGGTTACAAGTGGGAGGACGGCGTCGGCCCGGTCGAGCAGCGCCCGCGCCGCCTCGACCTCGCCTGGCACTCGACCGAGACGAACGAGGTCGGGCTGCACGAGTTCCAGCACTGGCTCGACCTGGTCGGCTCGGAGCTCATGCTCGCCGTGAACCTCGGTACCCGCGGCACGCAGGAGGCCATCGAGCTCCTGGAGTACGCGAACATCGACGCCGGCACGGCACTGTCCGAGTACCGCCGGTCGAACGGCCGGACCGAGCCCTTCGGCATCTCGATGTGGTGCCTCGGCAACGAGATGGACGGTCCGTGGCAGCTCGGCCACAAGAACGCCGAGGACTACGGCAAGCTCGCCGCCATGACCGCCAAGGCGATGCGGCAGATCCAGCCCGACCTCGAGCTCGTCGCCTGCGGTTCCTCCGGGGCGTCGATGCCGACGTTCGGCGAGTGGGAGCGCACCGTCCTCGAGCACACCTACGACGACGTCGACTACATCTCCGCGCACGCCTACTACGAGGAGGACGACGACCTGCCGTCGTTCCTGGCCTCCGGCGTCAACATGGACCACTTCATCAAGACGGTCACCACGGCCGCCGACCACGTCCAGGCGCAGAAGAAGTCCGACAAGCGCATCGACATCTCGTTCGACGAGTGGAACGTCTGGTCGATCAAGAAGTGGGAAGCGAAGGCCAAGACCTTCACGCTCGACGAGTGGCCGGTCGCACCCCGTCTGCTCGAGGACGTCTACACCGTCGCCGACGCCGTCGTGGTCGGCGGGCTGCTCATCTCGCTGCTCCGGCACGCGGACCGGGTGGCCTCGGCGTCGCTCGCGCAGCTCGTCAACGTCATCGGTCCGATCATGACCGAGCCCGGCGGACCGGCCTGGCGCCAGACGACGTTCTTCCCGTTCTCGCTGACCTCGCGGCTGGCCCACGGCACGTCGCTGCAGGTGAAGACCTCGGGTGACACCGTCGACGGCGGCAAGTACGGCGAGGTCCCGGTCGTGGACTCGGCAGCCACCCTGTCCGAGGACGGCGCCGCGGTGTTCCTGGTGAACCGTCACCCGTCCGAGTCGACGACCGTCACGATCGACCTCGCGGGCCTCGGCGTGCAGGGCGACGTGCGGGCAGAAGGCGTCTGGGACGACGACATCCACGCCGTGAACGACCTGCAGGACACCTCGCGCGTCGGTCTCCGCACGAACGAGACCGTCCGCCGCGAGGGCGACACCGTCACGATCGAGCTGCCCCCGGTCTCCTGGACCGCCGTGTCGATCGGCTGA
- a CDS encoding extracellular solute-binding protein, translated as MPNPSATPASRLSRRGFLAAGAAAATVLPLAACSSPLAAGLAGSALNPETLVFWNLFGGGDGVRMQSMEDGYAKQHGGSSALQATTFAWGNPYYSKLTLATVGNKPPDVAVAHLTRAKPLWDGDLLDPITSDDLASVGLSAADFNQKAWTAQKTDGKNIAIPLDTHPFVLFYNVDVCKKAGLIDGDGNLVDLNGMENFEKALAAVAKVTGGTALNVANVVPETATPWRFFWTMYNQIEGATPFISDGGGKLTVNEDAYNEVTSRTQKWVKEGWLNKALDYATAQSLMFDGKAGFFMQGEWEISTAQSIKGLKFGMAPIPQLYDKPATQADSHTFVLPKKARTPEQRKQHMLFIKQMLEQSLTWAEGGHVPAYIPTFDSTAYKELKPQSNYAAAAETAVFDDPAWYGGSGSTFEGTVGAQLALVQQGSSSPAQALRAIKSQLATYLNTPSPL; from the coding sequence ATGCCGAACCCATCCGCAACCCCCGCGTCGCGTCTGTCGCGTCGCGGGTTCCTCGCCGCCGGAGCAGCAGCCGCCACCGTGCTGCCGCTCGCCGCCTGTTCGAGCCCCCTCGCCGCCGGTCTCGCCGGCAGCGCACTGAACCCGGAGACGCTCGTCTTCTGGAACCTGTTCGGCGGCGGCGACGGCGTCCGCATGCAGTCGATGGAGGACGGCTACGCCAAGCAGCACGGCGGGTCGAGCGCCCTGCAGGCCACCACGTTCGCGTGGGGCAACCCGTACTACTCGAAGCTGACACTGGCGACCGTCGGGAACAAGCCGCCGGACGTCGCGGTCGCCCACCTGACCCGGGCGAAGCCGCTCTGGGACGGCGACCTGCTCGACCCGATCACCTCGGACGACCTGGCGAGCGTCGGGCTGAGCGCGGCCGACTTCAACCAGAAGGCCTGGACGGCACAGAAGACCGACGGCAAGAACATCGCGATCCCGCTCGACACGCACCCGTTCGTGCTCTTCTACAACGTCGACGTCTGCAAGAAGGCGGGCCTCATCGACGGTGACGGGAACCTCGTCGACCTGAACGGCATGGAGAACTTCGAGAAGGCCCTCGCCGCGGTCGCGAAGGTCACCGGCGGGACGGCGCTCAACGTCGCGAACGTCGTGCCGGAGACGGCCACCCCGTGGCGGTTCTTCTGGACGATGTACAACCAGATCGAGGGCGCGACCCCGTTCATCAGCGACGGCGGCGGGAAGCTCACCGTCAACGAGGACGCGTACAACGAGGTCACGAGCCGCACCCAGAAGTGGGTGAAGGAGGGCTGGCTCAACAAGGCCCTCGACTACGCCACCGCGCAGTCGCTCATGTTCGACGGCAAGGCCGGCTTCTTCATGCAGGGCGAGTGGGAGATCAGCACCGCGCAGTCGATCAAGGGGCTCAAGTTCGGCATGGCGCCGATCCCCCAGCTCTACGACAAGCCGGCGACCCAGGCCGACTCGCACACCTTCGTGCTGCCGAAGAAGGCGCGCACGCCCGAGCAGCGCAAGCAGCACATGCTCTTCATCAAGCAGATGCTCGAGCAGAGCCTGACGTGGGCCGAGGGCGGGCACGTCCCCGCCTACATCCCGACCTTCGACAGCACCGCCTACAAGGAGCTCAAGCCGCAGTCGAACTACGCGGCGGCCGCCGAGACCGCCGTGTTCGACGACCCCGCCTGGTACGGCGGGTCCGGCTCGACGTTCGAGGGCACCGTCGGCGCACAGCTCGCACTCGTGCAGCAGGGCAGCTCGTCGCCCGCCCAGGCCCTCCGGGCCATCAAGTCGCAGCTCGCGACCTACCTCAACACCCCGAGCCCGCTGTGA
- a CDS encoding sugar ABC transporter permease yields the protein MTTAPVLDRPTDATTAPRPRRSRTYGSSVNRGQGRSGWLFLAPFGLFYVAFLLGPTVWMIVTSFFNTSTVRTGLGSFAGLANYAEMLGRSDFWSSLWHTLQFTLYTTPPLVVLAFVFAVLTNRMNRGQWFFRLAFFLPFILPSATISLIWVFIFTPATGLWASLQSAIGMTPGSGMLSSPNTAMIGVAIATIWWTLGFNFVLYLAGLQEIPRELYEAAAVDGASNWQQIKSITLPLLGRTTTLVILLQIIASLKIFDQVYLMTNGGPGISTQVSLQLITGVGFTDNRLGAASAASVLLFIVIVAIAVIRQLVERAAAKREIGA from the coding sequence GTGACCACAGCACCTGTCCTCGACCGGCCGACGGACGCGACCACCGCGCCCCGTCCCCGCCGCAGCCGCACCTACGGCTCCAGCGTCAACCGCGGCCAGGGCCGCAGCGGCTGGCTGTTCCTCGCCCCGTTCGGCTTGTTCTACGTGGCCTTCCTGCTCGGCCCGACGGTCTGGATGATCGTCACGAGCTTCTTCAACACCTCGACCGTCCGCACCGGGCTGGGCAGCTTCGCCGGGCTGGCGAACTACGCCGAGATGCTCGGTCGCAGCGACTTCTGGTCGTCGCTCTGGCACACCCTGCAGTTCACGCTGTACACGACCCCACCGCTCGTCGTCCTGGCGTTCGTGTTCGCCGTGCTGACGAACCGGATGAACCGCGGTCAGTGGTTCTTCCGCCTGGCGTTCTTCCTGCCGTTCATCCTGCCGTCCGCGACGATCTCGCTCATCTGGGTGTTCATCTTCACGCCGGCGACCGGTCTGTGGGCGAGCCTGCAGTCGGCGATCGGCATGACGCCCGGCTCGGGCATGCTGTCGAGCCCGAACACCGCGATGATCGGCGTCGCGATCGCCACCATCTGGTGGACCCTCGGGTTCAACTTCGTGCTCTACCTGGCCGGCCTGCAGGAGATCCCGCGCGAGCTGTACGAGGCGGCGGCCGTGGACGGTGCGTCGAACTGGCAGCAGATCAAGTCGATCACCCTGCCGCTGCTCGGCCGCACGACGACCCTGGTCATCCTGCTGCAGATCATCGCGAGCCTGAAGATCTTCGACCAGGTCTACCTGATGACGAACGGCGGGCCAGGCATCTCCACCCAGGTCTCGCTGCAGCTCATCACCGGCGTCGGCTTCACCGACAACCGACTCGGTGCCGCATCGGCCGCGTCGGTCCTCCTGTTCATCGTGATCGTGGCGATCGCGGTCATCCGGCAGCTCGTCGAGCGCGCTGCCGCCAAGCGAGAGATCGGGGCCTGA
- a CDS encoding carbohydrate ABC transporter permease produces the protein MTATESITTGRKLRTGVSSAAPTSAAKIGVSGRGFSIASGIVLTVFAIIWLIPSVFALKTSLSDNGVAALGANAILSNWNPTLHSYASLFQAGDIWNWYLASAITSIVTAVLTVLFASMAAFALSRLVFRGRNVAFLLIILGIMIPTQVLIIPIFQELNAVGLLNTYWSVIFPQVPAVIAVFIFKQFFDGIPKELEEAARIDGAGIWKVYWSVILPLSRPVIAAVTILTFVGVWNNLLLPLFVLSNPDLMTIPVGLATVQGSFGQRYADIQAGAILAALPLIILYLIFQRQIVEGVTGSGLKG, from the coding sequence ATGACCGCCACCGAGAGCATCACCACCGGCCGGAAGCTGCGCACCGGCGTCTCCTCCGCCGCGCCGACGAGCGCCGCGAAGATCGGTGTCAGCGGCCGCGGCTTCTCGATCGCCTCGGGCATCGTCCTGACGGTGTTCGCGATCATCTGGCTGATCCCGAGCGTGTTCGCCCTGAAGACGTCGCTGTCCGACAACGGCGTCGCCGCCCTCGGCGCGAACGCGATCCTGTCGAACTGGAACCCGACGCTGCACTCGTACGCGTCGCTGTTCCAGGCCGGCGACATCTGGAACTGGTACCTCGCAAGCGCCATCACGAGCATCGTGACCGCGGTCCTCACCGTGCTGTTCGCGTCGATGGCGGCCTTCGCGCTGTCCCGACTCGTGTTCCGAGGGCGGAACGTCGCGTTCCTGCTCATCATCCTCGGCATCATGATCCCGACCCAGGTGCTGATCATCCCGATCTTCCAGGAGCTCAACGCCGTCGGGCTGCTCAACACCTACTGGTCGGTCATCTTCCCGCAGGTGCCCGCCGTGATCGCGGTGTTCATCTTCAAGCAGTTCTTCGACGGCATCCCGAAGGAGCTGGAAGAGGCCGCACGCATCGACGGTGCCGGCATCTGGAAGGTGTACTGGTCGGTCATCCTGCCGCTGTCCCGCCCGGTGATCGCAGCGGTGACGATCCTGACCTTCGTCGGGGTCTGGAACAACCTGCTGCTGCCGCTGTTCGTGCTGTCGAACCCGGACCTCATGACGATCCCGGTCGGGCTCGCCACGGTGCAGGGCAGCTTCGGCCAGCGCTACGCCGACATCCAGGCGGGTGCGATCCTGGCGGCGCTGCCGCTGATCATCCTCTACCTGATCTTCCAGCGGCAGATCGTCGAGGGCGTGACGGGCTCGGGCCTCAAGGGCTGA
- a CDS encoding siderophore-interacting protein, with product MAKTPRLLPQNPRLFRARVLRSERLTPSVQRVTVTGDDLHEFPFLGFDHWFRLFVKRPDQDRFHMPDLDGTKWWPTFLAIPEDVRPHCANYTVAGYRHRTDGTAELDVDFVVHTTADGEPEGRAAVWACAARPGDELALLDQGCIFDAPTDATEVIIAAEETGLPAVVGIAASLPRDTVGHIVQEVPTAADVRRLDAPAGVRVTWLVRDEVDPGAVPGRAALAALQRIVPSDDRGYAFVVGESGLATEGRRHLHRAGLPKTRITFSGFWKREAREPVPA from the coding sequence ATGGCGAAGACCCCGCGGCTCCTGCCCCAGAACCCCCGGCTCTTCCGCGCCCGGGTCCTGCGGAGTGAGCGCCTGACGCCGTCGGTGCAACGAGTCACCGTCACCGGCGACGACCTGCACGAGTTCCCGTTCCTCGGCTTCGACCACTGGTTCCGCCTGTTCGTGAAACGCCCCGACCAGGACCGCTTCCACATGCCGGACCTCGACGGCACGAAGTGGTGGCCGACCTTCCTCGCCATCCCCGAGGACGTCCGCCCGCACTGCGCGAACTACACCGTCGCCGGCTACCGCCACCGGACCGACGGCACCGCCGAACTCGACGTCGACTTCGTCGTGCACACGACCGCCGACGGCGAACCCGAGGGTCGCGCGGCCGTCTGGGCCTGCGCCGCCCGTCCCGGTGACGAGCTCGCCCTGCTCGACCAGGGCTGCATCTTCGACGCCCCGACCGACGCCACCGAGGTCATCATCGCCGCCGAGGAGACCGGCCTGCCCGCCGTCGTCGGCATCGCGGCCTCGCTGCCCCGCGACACCGTCGGGCACATCGTGCAGGAGGTCCCGACCGCCGCCGACGTCCGCCGCCTCGACGCCCCCGCCGGCGTCCGCGTGACGTGGCTCGTCCGCGACGAGGTCGACCCGGGCGCGGTGCCCGGCCGTGCGGCGCTCGCCGCGCTCCAGCGCATCGTGCCGTCCGACGACCGGGGCTACGCGTTCGTGGTCGGCGAGTCCGGCCTCGCCACCGAGGGGCGCCGTCACCTGCACCGCGCCGGCCTGCCGAAGACCCGGATCACGTTCTCCGGCTTCTGGAAGCGCGAGGCCCGCGAGCCCGTCCCCGCCTGA
- a CDS encoding iron ABC transporter permease — MISVPAPSPALAPDPGAPTRDVPAALGVHRSAVRRRTAVVVGLVGVLALVAVASMLLGSNRIGVDQVLAGLTRTGSGTDEAIVWGSRIPRTLIGAAVGAALGIAGLLMQGHTRNPLADPGLFGVSAGAGLAVVLGVYVFGVTSTGATVWFALAGAMVASVVVFSVTIAGSGTASPVPLALAGAAVSALLGALTSFVVLTDQDSLDAYRLWVVGSLAARQLDVLAAVWPFLLVGLVLAVWNTRALDALGLGSDLARGLGEDVLVARLIGLGGITLLAAGATAAAGPIGFVGLTVPHVARALVGTGHRWTLPVSALVGAALVLFADVVGRLVGGFSEVEVGIVLAVIGGPVFVAVARRRSLVSL, encoded by the coding sequence ATGATCTCCGTGCCAGCCCCCTCCCCCGCTCTGGCTCCCGATCCGGGAGCACCGACGCGCGACGTGCCCGCCGCCCTCGGGGTGCACCGCTCCGCCGTCCGCCGCCGCACCGCCGTCGTCGTCGGACTCGTCGGGGTGCTCGCGCTCGTCGCGGTGGCGAGCATGCTCCTCGGCAGCAACCGGATCGGCGTCGACCAGGTGCTCGCCGGGCTGACACGGACCGGCTCGGGCACCGACGAGGCGATCGTCTGGGGGTCCCGCATCCCCCGCACGCTCATCGGGGCGGCCGTCGGTGCGGCACTCGGCATCGCCGGACTGCTCATGCAGGGGCACACCCGCAACCCCCTCGCCGACCCCGGCCTGTTCGGGGTGTCGGCTGGAGCCGGGCTCGCGGTGGTCCTCGGCGTGTACGTCTTCGGCGTCACGAGCACCGGCGCGACCGTCTGGTTCGCCCTGGCCGGCGCGATGGTGGCGAGCGTGGTGGTCTTCTCGGTGACGATCGCGGGCAGCGGCACGGCCAGCCCGGTCCCGCTGGCCCTGGCGGGTGCCGCGGTGTCCGCGCTGCTCGGCGCGTTGACGTCCTTCGTGGTGCTCACCGACCAGGACTCGCTCGACGCCTACCGGCTGTGGGTCGTCGGCTCGCTCGCGGCCCGGCAGCTCGACGTGCTCGCGGCGGTCTGGCCGTTCCTGTTGGTCGGGCTCGTGCTCGCGGTGTGGAACACCCGGGCGCTCGACGCCCTCGGGCTGGGCTCGGACCTGGCGCGTGGCCTCGGCGAGGACGTCCTGGTCGCCCGGCTCATCGGCCTGGGCGGGATCACGCTGCTCGCCGCCGGGGCGACCGCGGCCGCCGGGCCGATCGGGTTCGTCGGCCTGACGGTCCCGCACGTGGCCCGGGCGCTCGTCGGTACCGGTCACCGGTGGACCCTGCCGGTGTCCGCGCTGGTCGGCGCCGCCCTCGTGCTGTTCGCGGACGTGGTCGGGCGCCTGGTGGGCGGGTTCTCCGAGGTCGAGGTCGGCATCGTGCTCGCCGTCATCGGCGGCCCGGTGTTCGTCGCCGTCGCCCGTCGTCGATCGCTGGTGTCGCTGTGA
- a CDS encoding iron chelate uptake ABC transporter family permease subunit, whose product MSAPSSSASASASASASTTTSTSASNSASATTGATSTSTSNSTVARTPVARPRAGIRIGPVGLAWRPRVLGWTVASIVAVLVLVVLGVAIGSTWIAPGVVVRSLLGLESGPEGFIVTTLRLPRVLTGALVGLTLGVAGALTQTFTRNPLGTPDIIGVTSGASVGAVAAVVLGGGTYSVSSSVLGAGIPVAATIGALVAAAVVYGLGWRGGVQSYRLVLVGIGVGATLDAVTSYLLVRAKITAAAAASQWLVGSLSSTSWSSLWPLLAVAAVAVPLALATSAALGIGQLGDDVATGVGLGVQRHRLLVIALAVVLTAAAVAAAGPVGFVAFVVPQVGLRLARTNRPPLLLAGMLGALLVLAADLVSRSAFPWQVPVGIVTTVIGAPYLIWLLVRHRKEMSR is encoded by the coding sequence GTGAGCGCGCCGAGCAGCAGCGCGAGCGCCAGCGCCAGCGCCAGCGCCAGCACGACCACCAGCACCAGCGCCAGCAACAGCGCCAGCGCCACCACCGGCGCCACCAGCACCAGCACCAGCAACAGCACCGTCGCCCGCACCCCCGTCGCCCGCCCCCGCGCCGGCATCCGCATCGGCCCGGTCGGACTCGCCTGGCGCCCCCGCGTCCTGGGCTGGACGGTGGCGTCGATCGTCGCCGTGCTCGTGCTCGTCGTGCTCGGCGTGGCGATCGGCTCGACGTGGATCGCCCCCGGCGTGGTGGTGCGGTCGCTGCTCGGGCTCGAGTCAGGCCCCGAGGGCTTCATCGTCACGACGCTGCGGTTGCCGCGGGTGCTCACCGGCGCGCTCGTCGGCCTGACGCTCGGCGTCGCCGGTGCGCTGACGCAGACCTTCACCCGCAACCCCCTCGGCACGCCGGACATCATCGGCGTCACCTCGGGCGCGAGCGTCGGCGCGGTCGCCGCGGTGGTGCTCGGCGGCGGCACCTACTCGGTGTCGTCCTCGGTGCTCGGCGCGGGGATCCCGGTCGCGGCGACGATCGGTGCGCTCGTCGCCGCCGCCGTCGTGTACGGGCTCGGCTGGCGCGGCGGCGTGCAGAGCTACCGGCTCGTGCTCGTCGGGATCGGCGTCGGGGCGACGCTCGACGCCGTCACCAGCTACCTGCTCGTGCGGGCCAAGATCACGGCGGCGGCGGCCGCCTCGCAGTGGCTCGTCGGCAGCCTGTCGAGCACGTCCTGGTCGAGCCTGTGGCCGCTGCTCGCGGTGGCCGCGGTCGCGGTGCCGCTCGCCCTGGCGACGAGCGCGGCCCTGGGGATCGGTCAGCTCGGCGACGACGTCGCGACCGGGGTGGGCCTCGGCGTGCAGCGACACCGGTTGCTCGTGATCGCGCTCGCGGTCGTGCTGACCGCGGCGGCGGTCGCGGCGGCCGGTCCGGTCGGTTTCGTCGCGTTCGTGGTGCCGCAGGTCGGACTCCGGCTGGCCCGGACGAACCGCCCGCCCCTCCTGCTCGCCGGCATGCTCGGCGCGCTGCTCGTGCTGGCCGCCGACCTGGTGTCCCGCTCGGCCTTCCCGTGGCAGGTGCCGGTCGGCATCGTCACGACCGTGATCGGGGCCCCGTACCTGATCTGGCTCCTCGTCCGTCACCGCAAGGAGATGTCCCGATGA